The Electrophorus electricus isolate fEleEle1 chromosome 15, fEleEle1.pri, whole genome shotgun sequence genome segment TTACTGCATGCACTGGACTTTGTTACTCTGATAGCACAGTGTGAATGGGACCTAAGTGTGTCAGGTCCTGTTATTTATGTTGAACATTTGAAGTTTGGGGGCACGGGGTGATACAAAAGATTTTTAACGTCATTAGGCCTGCAGGCTATATGATAAAAAGGGTATAGTTTAGCTTTTCATCTATTCtcagtttttcaaataaaacattactaaTCCCAAAAGTATCTTGATACATATTACATCTTTGTTTCCTTTCCAGTCCAGTACAAActataaattacatatttatcaaaATATAATAGACATATTTCaactaaatgtatttaaatactgttCAACATGGTTTCTATTCATATCTGCAGGTGTAACTAAACTCTTTCAGAAAGATGAAACCTCCAGATGTGAATTTTAAGATGATGGTTCCTAGGAAGAGTCAGACCTCTTTTACTAATAATGACGTTTCTCATGACTGACTTCGATCAACTGACTGAGGAGGTGGAAGCCTTGTGTGCTAGAGTGGAGCAGAGCGATCCTAACGTGTGTTCCATAAACACTCACAGTGctattaaatatgcatttcaagtAGATGTTATTAAATATTGCTCAACACTGTACTCATGTCTGCAGGTGGAACTGGACTCCAAGCAGAAGAAAAAACTGACTGGAGAAGTAGAAGCCTGACACAGATGTAAAACACCAACagttcagcattttaaaatttcagACATAACATTAAAAGGAGACTGTTACTTATTTCACTCTGAATGTATACTTGTATGTCTGTATTGTGTAACAACAGTTCCACAATGtcacaaacatatacatgaCTATGTATGAAAAAAATCAACGACATTAACATGAAACTCTGGCGCCTAGTTCAGTTAAGCGCCTAGTGGTGGAAATTATAAAGACTAACACTGTCATAAAAATGCTGTCAAACTTAAAGGTTAGAAGATTACAAGTGGTTAATACAGAAATTGTTATAGGCTGTGTTTACTGAGGTACACCAGATCAATATAGTGTCAAATCAGAGGGTCTGATAGAGCATGTGGGacatcaacatttaaaacaaaaactaacTGCCTGTATTTAGTGAACTAGATAAAGCATAAGAGTCCTATGCAAGGCATACAGATCCATCAAAGCTTTGATCAAATCCATCCCAATGTAAAAGATGTATCGTCCCAATCACAGTATCTGACAACTATGGCATAAAACACCTTCCTTACCTAATACAAGCAGGCaattctcttttcatttgacCTACCCCAGTAAAGTTTATGAATAACAAACATCTGCAGTAGGAATAAACACATTTCTCATGAACAAAGAAAAGTAATATAGAATTACTATACAATTATGAAGGACATTTTTGTTAGTCTCCACCAAAGCCATGAGAATGTTCTTTATATAACAGGTGAAAACAACCTACACCCATGTGAAATACAAACCAATCCTGCTTTTATTACACAGAAGAGCTGAGCAATTATCGGGAGCCACCTTAAAGAGTTGAGGCTAGAATTACTCATCAATAAACAAATTacagaataagaaaacaaaactattctGTTGCATCTACTTTGAAATGACTCTGCAATGAAAATCTTCTGTCACCTTCCTTCAAAATCATTTATTGCTTgcttttgattgattgattgattgatatctgtccatcaaaaataattttacggAAGGTGTATAGTATTCTCTGTCTTGCAAACAAgcattcaaatttaaatttgcATTACACTGGTCATTTCAGTTATTCGTCCTTGTGTAACCTATATCGGTTTCCCACTGATATACACACCAATCACACTAGCAGCCTCTCAACAGGCTACTAGAATCTGGATTATCAACCACCATCATATTTTGTAAGTACTAAAAATCATATTATTCTTACTTTAGTCCCAAGGATATAACTGTGATTATATTCTGATCACCTCCACGTGGCTGAGAGTTTGAAAGCTTGGATCTGTCAGCACAAACATCAGGGACCCACAGACACTGAGCTGACCTATACTGACCTCAGTGGAAGTTAAGACCCACCTGTTTCACCACTTCCCGTCTCCCTGCTGCACCTACTCATCTTCTTCAAGAGGTTTAAATTATGAGTAAACAGAATTGTAATATCAATCGGCTATATCCTTGTTTACAGTAGATAATAGGTTGGAACGgcaagacttttattttattattttacaagaCTTGTTTTTTAAAGGACATTGGCATTTCTTCTGCTACTACTACGACTACAACTACTTTAacgaaaagaaaagaaaagaaaagaaaagaaaagtgtatAAATAGATATTAATACACTGCAGCTGTAATAGTCTCCTAGCAGCACGAACCCAGCGCTGTAAATCCTTTTCGAGGCTGGACCATTACGTCATTGGAAGACCATTCGGTTAGTTGCTTGACGCTTGTTTGCCTAGTAAAAGGTCCCGAAAAGGTCCAAACAAGTACTAGTGCCACGATTTACCTAAAATAAAGCTGAACTAAATGATTTGCAAAGGACTTTTATTGTTGCTGATATGTTCCGGAATTTTGCGGAAACAATTTGGTGTGAATTTATATGAGGGGCGTTGCTGCGCGCTTCACATTGTCAGGTCAATAAACGTGTTGAAAGCCGCGCGGTGAGTCAGTATAAACTTGACCTTTCACCGAACTGCTGCTGGTGGGCTTTTGCATTAACGCTGACCGTGACACACTGAAGATTGATATTATGGCTAAGTACGAAGAGATTCAAGTCCATGGTTACGAAGAATTTTGCAAAGCTGTCTCtgaaagaagaggaaaagaCATCTTTGCTTACTTCAGTGGCGATAAAGATGACCAAGGCAAAAGTTGGTGTCCAGATTGTGTAAAAGGTGGGGCTTTGATTTAACCACATACCAGATGAAATGGTATGAGGAGCTCGACATgtctctttttgtttgtctattcCGCTTATGCACGTTATATAAGATGGTTGAAAACGGCATGAGATTTAACGATTTCTGAACATTGCAGCGGAGGCAGTACGCTGCTGCTGTGATTTTGGTGCGTTATAAGTGCAGCAGACTAACGTGTCGCTTCCCTCCGATGTCCCCCAGCCGAGCCGGTGGTGCGAGGACAGCTGGCACATCTCCCCGCGGGCTCCGTCTTCTTATACTGCCTCGTGGGCGCCAGGCCGTAGTAGGTCTCGTCTTCTTAAGGAAATAATCTAATGGTCTAAATAGTCCTAGTTAAAGAAAAATCGCAATCTAGTACAATCTCAGAAATAGTGGAATGTTTTATGCAGTGTTACAACGACAATCATCAAAAGCTTAGTTTCGGAGTTACAGACAGGGACAAAGATAACCTCTCCTTTTACATGACCTGTAACTCAAACCAAGCATTTGTCAaaaatattatgtttattatttgattCCAGAGAATGTATTTAATGCACTTCTTCATGTATTAGACGTAACCTTACTATTTTAGTCACTGACATCATGTGTTCTGTCAGCTGGAAAGACCCTAATAATGAGTTTAAGAAGACTCTAAAACTCACCGGAGTTCCTACTCTGCTACGATACGGCACAGTAAGTGTCAAAGAAGACAAGATTTTATAATGTACAAATATTAAATCTCTTGTGTCTTCTTGTCATGTAGTAGCATCTATGGTGTCCCTAAATGAGAATTGTTGTCTTGTCGTGCATATTCCAGCCTCAGAaactggtggaggaggagtgtTTCAAAGCTGACCTGGTTCGAATGATGTTCACAGAAGACTAGTGACTCagatgtgtgtagtggtgtttatgCATACCGTAAATTGCTTCTCAAATTTGTTTACGTGCTTTTCTGTGAAATTTTATTCTTATATGTTCATCTTAACTGCGTAATGTTAACTGTGGGTTGCATTGTGAAattaaaattatgcatttatgtgtacATAAAATGGACAAATGCAGAATGTTAAATACAGACTCTGACCCTGATCTATACTagcattcattattttaataaatgtaatctACGCAAATAATAGTGCAGATGTCATGTTTCCTATAAAATGTCattagtttttctttcatttatggTTACGTTTACacaaaattaatgaaaactTGAGACATTTGTCAAATTCCTGCTGGGCTGTTCTGCGAGGCGATCGTGTGTTTAAGAAACATAAATCTTGTggctaaaattaatttaaacacaaactgttGGCCAGGGGGCATATACAacattaattatatttgttGGTCGATACCATTTTATGATAAACTAATAAGGTACACTGAGAGGCAACGTAAAAGTCATAGAATGACGGAAATACTCCAGTTAGCCTTAGAGGAACAATTAGTCATTTTTTACCACCAGGAAGTAGCAAAATGATAATGAAaatgcttgtttatttttacattagaaGTGCAGTTCATATGAGAAGGCTCAAGCATCTTTGGAGTCCTCGGGTAAACGGAACGGCACGTTCCACACTAGGTTCAGGGTTAACCTTCGTCCCTGCGCTGGGCGGCAGATACCCACAATCTTCCAGTGCGGAGCAGAGCAGCCTTCAACGGGAAGTCCTTCACAAGTGCGCGGAACCTTCAGCATTCGCATAAACCCGTAGTATGGTTTGTATTTGTCGCATTCTGGATACTAGAATGGGGACCCATATGTAGTAGGCCGTTTCGCACATAGCCAAGATTTATGGTCCTGCGGGTAGCCTACCCAagtggccatgtttaaaatagtgCGTAATCTCTGAAACTGCCAAGCCACTAGGTGTCACTGTAAGATGTTTCGTAATATAAAGAAGAAGATTAATTGGGAAAACGACCTATTTGTAATGTCTTTAAATAGCTATTTGCATGCAAATAACATTACTGCATACAGTTTACATGCTAGTTTCGATGTTAAATTGTTTACGCTATTTGAAATGGGGCAATACACGAGCCTTccagtgtttacatattttcactGCTAAAAATCTGAGACGATAAAATCTTGATGGAAATAAGCCATGTCACAACATGTTATGGCATAAGATGCAATACAGCATTTTGACCGATAGATGTCGCGGCTGCTGCGCGGCCGGTGAACAGGCGCAGACCGTGCGCATAAGATGCAATACAGAATTCTGACCACTAGATGTCGCGACTGCTGCGCGGCTGGTGAACGGGCGCAGACCGGGCGCATTCCTCAACAGCAGTTCAGTCTCCTGCCTACGCTCACTCACGTTCAGGATCGTCGGTGCTCTTCACAACGGCAAAATAGGGGCACCCGGACGATTTGGCTTTCGCTGAGCCTCTCGGAGCTGCAAATTACTGGATTGACCAGCGGAATAAAAATTGTCTTCTGAATCCAGAGCGACGATGTCGGAGTTCCTGGTAAATCTACTCGGAGAGCGACTCGTCAACAGCGAGAAAGCCGAGGTGGACGTGCAGGCGCTGGGCGCTAAGATCTCCCTGGTCGGGCTGTACTTCGGCTCCAGTTTCAACGCCCCCTGTAAGCAGTTCAATCCCAGCCTTTGTGAGTTTTACAGCAAGTTTAAAAAATCATCGGAACACAAGGATAAATTGGAAATCGTCTTCATCTCGTCTGATCAGGATCAGAAACACTGGCAGGACTTCTTGCAGGAGATGCAATGGCCGGCTTTGCCTTTTAAAGACCGACACAAAAAGGTAAGAGTATCCGCACCAGGCAGAGCCTCAGCGCGGTTAGCAACAATGTAACGGTGGACTTTCgttaaacagataaataaaaataaaaagaccaGACTACAGGTGTCGACTCCGAGGTTCCTACTGAGATTACGTGGATGTTTATTAGGTACCTCTGACATCAGTGATCATTTACAGCGTGGAGTGACTGGGATGTTTTATTATGTGTCTTAAATCCAAAACGTGACAAGTTCATTTTCTTGAACACTTAACTgaggtttaaaatattttttaaaagagtcACAAGATTTCTAGTTTCCTTGTGATATTTAGTTCGTTATTGTATTTCAAAGTCGGTAtacaatcatttaaataatgaaacaaacaaacaaaaaaacaacaacaattacaCACTTCCTTTATATTTGTTGACTAATTCATaggaaaatgtggaaaataaatTCTGTATATAATTTTCCGAGAGGAAAGGGGGAAAGACTCAAGGTTTTCTGTCGTTTACCGCGTTATAAGGTCATTTGGCGTGTATGTAGGCTGCCTAACCCATAACCTAATCCCTAAAACTGGAGCTGCGCTCAGTCTCTGCAGCCTGCAAAAACTCACACACCGCCACTAACACTGATTTAAACGCTCAAGTGTGTGTCGTGTGTCTCAGATGTGCGGGCCGTGGTTTCGACGGAAAGGTAAATGCGTTTTTTGCCCCaaagcaaatgtaattttagaATGAGCGCAGTGTAGTCGCGCGCTCGCGTGCCCTACGCCGTTTGAGCCCAGCGTGGCGAGAGCAGAACACGATTACAAGCGACCCGCCGTGTGGCCTGTACCGATTAACACCGTATCACCGCCTGGTCTATGTAAGCAGCAGCTCCGTCCATTGTTGGTGTGGTGTAAGTAGTATTTGGATGTGGTCCCGCGCTGGGTCAGCGGGCCTGCTCGTGGTCATGGAAGGTCACACCACGCGCCGCAAGCGCACGCCTGCAACATGTGGTTGCGCTGCGCGTTCAGCCAGTAAGAGTACTGAACAATTATTTTCCTCCGCGTCATATAATGTCGTGAAAATATTCGTGCATAGTAATATGATTTGATCACACTGTAAACATGGCGTACATGAAGtttgtaaataaacagagaCGAGCGTGACGGTTATATTTTAAACCGTGTATTTGAGATCAGTGTCCATCAGCCAGTTTAGACTGGGATGGCCAAGAGGctttcctgttcctgtagtAGTGTTTTATGGCCTGTGTCTTTACTTTCATAATCCTTGGCCAGTCTGCATTACACTGTATTGCGCAATGCCCCCTGTCCCGGTAACTGTTTGTTCTGTACTGTTCCGTTCTGTTCTGCTGTAACATGCATCTGGGTCATGTTCCGATTTGCCGTTCTGTTGGTATCAATTTATGCCTCATTGCTCAAACTCGCGTGCTCTCCACTTCGGCACATATTAGCATTTTGTAATGAATAACCCTGCCATGATTTGCGTGCTTGGCTGACACCAAGTTTGCAGAAGGCGCTCAGATGTGTTCTTCTTGTAGACCGTCCGCAGCCACGTTTGGATGCGCTGCGCTCCTTTCTGACATGAATTCAGTCATAACAAACAAGTTTGGAATTAAATCCCCGATGACATCTGGGAGTCACGAGGAGAAACAGTCGCGACCCCTGCTTAATATTCGCCTCTCGCGGTGTCCCAGCAGAGCACGTGTCAAGTACATGTACGTGCATGCTTTATTTAGCTCTGCCTAAAGACTGAATTTGTCTGAATGAACTGACTGAACTTTCCTTTGgcttaaaatgtcatttcaagATTACGTCACTAGGTTTGCAggactgttttctgtttgttgcgCTATGATGGAAAATGATTTAACATGAGTCATTTTTCAGACGTTACAGTTTTGCAAAAAATGGTATTCTTGTTACTGATGTTAGCTTACAGTGCGTTGAGCTTGGGGAGTTTGGTCAAGGTGTTTTACTTATATAAGTGAGGCAGTGATTTCATTAAACTTAAGcgttattgttttggtttttaatttttaatttcatttcaatttaGCTTAGCCAAGGGATGGGGCCTTAGCTGTGGGGCGGGGCCTTAGCTGTGGCTCATTTTCAATGTAGAAGTTTCAGTTGAAGGTGGCTGCGGGAATGTCATCGGAAtgctgcaataataataataaagaactgCTATTGTTTATTGTGCCGTTTGTTAGCCACAcatactttctttcttttgcaaTGCGTTCTTGCGTAAAAAGGTGAAACTGGTACCAGATGTCCTGGTGAAGTAGGTCTACCAGCACAGCAGTGAGTGGATGTGTTCCCATTTCAGCCTGACGGACTCTGcggatgtggtgtgtgtgtgtgtgtgtgtgtgtgtgtgtgtgtgtgtgtgtgtgtgtgtgtgtgtgtgtgtgtgtgtgtgtgagagatacaATGGCCTGATCTGAGCCGCCCTGCGGTTGGGGATATCTCAGGGGCtgttctcatttctcatttggTCAgtaattctctctttttctctctctctctctctctctctgacttatTCCTGACTTCAGTTCTTGCTTCTCTTAAATACTCTTTCTCTTAAATTCAGCCCCTCATCTCCTGGTCCATCTTCTGTTCACACTCTTCCACCTCTCCCTCCTATCCTCTGTCCCTCcaggtctctcacacacacacacacacacacacacacacacacacacacacacacacacattagccaGACTTGCGTTAGCGGCCTGGATCTGTCCGTGGGTTTGCGTGGGTGTGCTGTGACTAAGGCCTCCTGACCGCAGCGGGCATTCACGCCAGCCACCCGTCAGTGACATCATCGCGGCTGTCAAAGGCCCGAGTCCCGTGGAACTTTCTTGCCCTTAAGCAGTGGCGGTATGATGACGTGTGTGTAGAGGCGAGGGAGGCGCACCTGTGTGCTGACCTGTGCGCGCACACCCAGCTGCCAGGAGCTCGTTGCGAGGGTCCAGGGCTGCTGTCACCGGGCACCAACGTTCAGTCGGTCAAGAAAGTCTCAGCTTTCCTCCCTCCGTCTGGTTCTGTGTAAAGACTGCGGCTGACAGACCAGGACGAGGAAAAGGTTCCCGCTGGGTTGTGTCGGTGGGTCCAGGGCCTGGTAGCCTCCTCCCGTGGCTTTAGTGATGCTCCCTTTACCAAACTGACTGGACTTTACCTGTCTGGACTCCCAGACCTTTTCACAGTGCAGCCCTCAGACTGTCAGCACTGTGAGCTATGATAATAGAAACATGGTCATGGCTGCTCTCCCAGGGCTTGAATTACGTATTCAGAGTAGAAACCCCTCCTCCCCCGGGGAACCTGACACTACCCCGGCTGCACAGGAGATGGTCAACAATTGCTGGTGGGCTGCGACCTCGGACAAATTGGCGGTCCAAGGACAACCCTGGGATTGTAGTCCGTGTGGAGGAGACGTGCACGTGGCTCACACGTCACCTTCACTCGAGCAACTGATGATCAAATGGACTGTTACAGCCTGACCCGTACAGCCAGGCCACAAACCCATCAATTCTGGGAACATCAGGGCCAGTACTGAAGACAACGTTTTGGGCGCTGTGGGTGGATAATTCCAAGAACAGATTAAGGAGGAGTCCAGGAGCAGAACAGAAGCTGGAGAACTCCACAGGAATGGAAGGAAGTTCATTGTTGTTGAACCTCAGCTACACTTCAGCGTGTTGACAAAGGCCTGACCTGTAGG includes the following:
- the txndc17 gene encoding thioredoxin domain-containing protein 17 translates to MAKYEEIQVHGYEEFCKAVSERRGKDIFAYFSGDKDDQGKSWCPDCVKAEPVVRGQLAHLPAGSVFLYCLVGARPYWKDPNNEFKKTLKLTGVPTLLRYGTPQKLVEEECFKADLVRMMFTED